The following coding sequences are from one Pseudonocardia sp. HH130630-07 window:
- a CDS encoding HAD family hydrolase yields MPALPTDPRPDVPADAVPQAVFLDLDNTLIAGSSALAFARPFARHGLIDRATVARGVWAQLLLVLSGADAATMDTLRRRMTLISRGWEVRRVSEIVAETLQEVVGPLVYPEAVRMIERFREQGSEIVLLSASGLEVVEPIAGLIGIERFRATTMRIDDGRYSGEIDFYCYGAGKAEAAREIAAESGFDLSRCAAYTDSITDLPLLEVVGQPAVVNPDRELRAVARERGWPVLRFVRAASRRDRLSRLRDRLSDRFPADAAGAGALGGAASASRREPELPVVLAAGGVLAALAAGILLARRSR; encoded by the coding sequence GTGCCCGCCCTCCCCACCGACCCCCGACCCGACGTCCCGGCCGATGCGGTGCCGCAGGCGGTGTTCCTCGACCTGGACAACACGCTGATCGCCGGGTCCAGCGCGCTGGCGTTCGCCCGGCCGTTCGCCCGGCACGGGCTGATCGACCGGGCCACCGTGGCGCGCGGTGTGTGGGCGCAGCTGCTGCTGGTGCTCTCCGGCGCCGACGCGGCGACGATGGACACGCTGCGCCGCCGGATGACCCTGATCAGCCGGGGCTGGGAGGTGCGCCGGGTCAGCGAGATCGTCGCGGAGACCCTGCAGGAGGTCGTCGGCCCGCTGGTGTACCCGGAGGCGGTCCGGATGATCGAGCGGTTCCGGGAGCAGGGCTCGGAGATCGTGCTGCTCTCGGCGTCCGGGCTGGAGGTCGTGGAGCCGATCGCCGGGCTGATCGGGATCGAGCGGTTCCGCGCCACCACCATGCGGATCGACGACGGCCGCTACTCCGGCGAGATCGACTTCTACTGCTACGGCGCCGGCAAGGCCGAGGCGGCCCGGGAGATCGCGGCCGAGTCCGGGTTCGACCTGTCGCGCTGCGCGGCCTACACCGACTCGATCACCGACCTGCCGCTGCTCGAGGTGGTCGGGCAGCCCGCCGTCGTCAACCCGGACCGGGAGCTGCGGGCGGTCGCCCGGGAGCGCGGCTGGCCGGTGCTGCGGTTCGTCCGCGCCGCGTCGCGGCGGGACCGGCTGTCCCGGCTGCGCGACCGCCTCTCCGACCGGTTCCCGGCGGACGCGGCCGGAGCGGGCGCGCTCGGCGGGGCCGCCTCGGCGTCGCGGCGGGAGCCGGAGCTGCCGGTGGTGCTCGCGGCCGGCGGGGTCCTCGCGGCGCTCGCGGCCGGGATCCTCCTCGCCCGCCGGAGCCGGTGA
- the ssd gene encoding septum site-determining protein Ssd: MDRRCLIVADDPDVLDALLRLAAAADMDALRAADAVDARRAWAGAAVVLLDRAGAVRCHDAGLPRRDGVVIAVAGEPAAADWRTAVVLGADRVVQLPQGEAGLAGLLDDARERAGATGRPGRVLAVVGGCGGAGASVLATAVAVTAARSGDALLVDCDPLGGGLDLLVGIEQEQGLRWPDLAVGDGRIRAAALHAALPTAGARGAALSVLSCARAAHGPEPAAVTAVLDSGRRAGGTVVCDLPRYPTDAALAAIGAAELTVLVVPSTLRGSAAAARVAELLAEHARVVELVVRGPAPGGLTPDEIAGSLGLPLLAAMRSERDLTAALERGRTPGTGRGPLTGAAGVVCARLSATGRDLRAAS, from the coding sequence ATGGACCGGCGCTGCCTGATCGTGGCCGACGACCCGGACGTGCTCGACGCGCTGCTGCGACTCGCCGCGGCCGCCGACATGGACGCGCTGCGGGCCGCCGACGCGGTCGACGCCCGGCGGGCGTGGGCCGGCGCCGCGGTGGTCCTGCTCGACCGGGCCGGGGCCGTCCGCTGTCACGACGCGGGCCTCCCCCGCCGGGACGGGGTGGTGATCGCGGTGGCCGGGGAACCGGCGGCCGCCGACTGGCGCACGGCCGTCGTGCTGGGCGCCGACCGGGTGGTGCAGCTCCCGCAGGGCGAGGCCGGCCTGGCCGGGTTGCTCGACGACGCGCGGGAACGCGCCGGCGCCACCGGGCGGCCCGGGCGGGTCCTCGCCGTCGTCGGCGGCTGCGGTGGTGCGGGGGCCTCGGTGCTCGCGACCGCCGTCGCGGTCACCGCGGCCCGGTCCGGGGATGCGTTGCTGGTCGACTGCGACCCGCTCGGCGGCGGGCTCGACCTGCTGGTGGGGATCGAGCAGGAGCAGGGCCTGCGGTGGCCCGACCTCGCCGTCGGGGACGGGCGGATCCGGGCCGCCGCACTGCACGCCGCCCTCCCCACCGCGGGTGCGCGCGGCGCGGCGCTCTCGGTGCTGTCCTGTGCCCGGGCCGCCCACGGCCCGGAGCCGGCGGCCGTCACCGCGGTGCTCGACTCCGGGCGGCGGGCCGGCGGCACCGTGGTCTGCGACCTGCCGCGGTACCCGACCGACGCCGCGCTGGCCGCGATCGGCGCCGCGGAGCTGACCGTCCTGGTCGTGCCGTCGACGCTGCGGGGCAGCGCCGCCGCGGCCCGGGTCGCCGAGCTGCTGGCCGAGCACGCGCGGGTGGTCGAGCTGGTGGTGCGGGGACCGGCACCGGGCGGCCTCACCCCCGACGAGATCGCCGGCTCCCTCGGTCTGCCCCTGCTGGCCGCCATGCGCTCGGAGCGCGACCTCACCGCCGCGCTGGAACGCGGCCGGACCCCCGGTACCGGCCGTGGCCCGCTCACCGGTGCGGCGGGCGTCGTCTGCGCCCGGTTGTCCGCCACCGGTCGTGATCTGCGGGCGGCGTCGTGA
- a CDS encoding type II secretion system F family protein, whose amino-acid sequence MLSGPHAVLAVAVPTAGPGASGAPAVRAAAVLVLLATALLAAPGPAARRRLRTLTAGRADGRIRRIPITVLTGPAVAACGWLLLGPAGAVCACGVAWFVRRRLATRRAAARDTAAAAELAGALARITDELRTGAHPAAALAGHDHDGPVVRALIEPAAVAARIGEPVPDALRRAAHGPAGRDVERVAAAWDLADRHGVPLAALLDGLLDDIRWRIAHGARVRAQLAGPRATASVLTGLPLAGIGLGQLMGIAPLEVLRTGLHGPLLLGAGVLLTLGGAAWTDRILRAAVPS is encoded by the coding sequence GTGCTGAGCGGGCCGCACGCCGTGCTCGCCGTCGCGGTGCCGACCGCGGGGCCCGGCGCATCCGGAGCCCCCGCGGTGCGGGCGGCCGCCGTGCTGGTGCTCCTCGCGACCGCGCTGCTCGCCGCGCCCGGCCCGGCCGCCCGGCGGCGGCTGCGCACGCTTACCGCGGGGCGGGCGGACGGCCGGATCCGCCGCATCCCGATCACGGTGCTCACCGGCCCCGCCGTCGCCGCGTGCGGCTGGCTGCTGCTCGGCCCCGCCGGGGCGGTGTGCGCCTGCGGTGTCGCCTGGTTCGTCCGCAGGCGGCTGGCGACCCGCCGGGCCGCGGCGCGCGACACGGCGGCCGCCGCCGAGCTGGCCGGTGCGCTGGCCCGGATCACCGACGAGCTGCGCACCGGCGCCCATCCGGCGGCGGCCCTCGCCGGACACGACCACGACGGCCCGGTGGTGCGGGCCCTGATCGAACCGGCGGCGGTGGCGGCCCGGATCGGCGAACCCGTGCCGGACGCGCTGCGCCGGGCCGCGCACGGGCCGGCCGGGCGCGACGTCGAGCGGGTCGCGGCCGCCTGGGACCTGGCCGACCGGCACGGGGTGCCGCTGGCCGCGCTGCTGGACGGCCTGCTCGACGACATCCGCTGGCGGATCGCCCACGGCGCCCGGGTGCGGGCGCAGCTCGCCGGGCCGCGGGCCACCGCGAGCGTGCTGACCGGGCTGCCGCTGGCCGGCATCGGGCTCGGCCAGCTGATGGGGATCGCGCCGCTGGAGGTGCTGCGCACCGGTCTGCACGGACCGCTCCTGCTCGGGGCGGGAGTGCTCCTCACCCTCGGCGGCGCCGCCTGGACCGACCGCATCCTGCGCGCGGCGGTGCCGTCATGA
- a CDS encoding type II secretion system F family protein, with amino-acid sequence MSAAALGIAAAAVLVGCTRPASGRLRLVHRAAPGRPAERSRTAVPALLVPAGAALGWVVAGPAGAVVGGLAGGGAAVLLARHGSGRRDALVEDADLAAAWDLLATCLATGLTVPDAVAAAAQRLPGAPGAALRRVAGLLVLGAPAEDAWSAAAATPALAVFARAAARSAGTGAALGRSAAAESVRLRAGLTDRAEERAQRAAVRITAPLGLCFLPAFLVLGIVPVVIGLAGEAFARW; translated from the coding sequence GTGAGCGCCGCGGCGCTGGGGATCGCCGCCGCGGCCGTGCTGGTCGGCTGCACGCGCCCCGCGTCCGGGCGGCTGCGCCTGGTGCACCGGGCCGCTCCCGGCCGGCCGGCGGAGCGCTCGCGCACCGCGGTACCGGCCCTGCTCGTCCCGGCGGGCGCGGCGCTCGGCTGGGTCGTCGCCGGCCCGGCCGGGGCCGTGGTCGGGGGTCTCGCCGGTGGTGGTGCCGCGGTGCTGCTCGCCCGGCACGGCTCCGGCCGGCGGGACGCCCTCGTCGAGGACGCGGACCTCGCCGCCGCCTGGGATCTGCTCGCCACCTGTCTCGCCACCGGCCTGACCGTTCCGGACGCGGTCGCCGCCGCGGCCCAGAGGCTGCCTGGGGCACCGGGCGCGGCGCTGCGCCGGGTCGCCGGGCTGCTCGTGCTCGGCGCCCCCGCGGAGGACGCCTGGTCCGCCGCGGCCGCGACCCCCGCTCTCGCCGTCTTCGCCCGCGCCGCCGCCCGGTCGGCCGGCACCGGTGCCGCGCTCGGGCGGTCCGCCGCGGCCGAGTCGGTCCGGTTGCGGGCCGGGCTCACCGACCGTGCCGAGGAGCGCGCGCAACGCGCCGCGGTCCGGATCACCGCACCGCTCGGGCTCTGCTTCCTGCCCGCCTTCCTGGTCCTCGGCATCGTGCCGGTCGTGATCGGGCTGGCCGGGGAGGCGTTCGCCCGGTGGTGA
- a CDS encoding DUF4244 domain-containing protein gives MTRSPHTARLAALAVDDDGMSTVEYAVGTVAAAAFAALLYAIVSGDDIMAALTGIVQRALSTTF, from the coding sequence ATGACCCGTTCCCCCCACACCGCCCGGCTGGCCGCACTCGCCGTCGACGACGACGGGATGTCCACCGTGGAGTACGCCGTCGGCACGGTCGCCGCCGCGGCCTTCGCGGCGCTGCTCTACGCGATCGTCAGCGGCGACGACATCATGGCCGCGCTCACCGGGATCGTGCAGCGTGCACTGTCCACGACGTTCTGA
- a CDS encoding TadE family type IV pilus minor pilin, giving the protein MHCPRRSDPVRDDTGAVTVEAAMALGTLVLVTAAAVAAVATVAAGVRCTDAARELARLAARGDADQGRIAAAALAPGGAETELRLGGQTVVATVRARPVGLLPLAVEGSSVAVTEAGVGAAPPGDAGGG; this is encoded by the coding sequence GTGCACTGTCCACGACGTTCTGACCCGGTCCGCGACGACACCGGGGCGGTCACCGTCGAGGCGGCGATGGCGCTGGGCACCCTGGTGCTGGTGACCGCCGCGGCGGTGGCCGCCGTCGCGACGGTCGCCGCCGGTGTCCGCTGCACCGACGCCGCCCGGGAGCTGGCCCGGCTCGCCGCTCGTGGCGACGCCGACCAGGGGCGGATCGCCGCGGCCGCGCTCGCACCGGGCGGGGCGGAGACGGAGCTGCGCCTCGGCGGGCAGACCGTCGTCGCGACCGTCCGGGCCCGGCCGGTGGGTCTGCTGCCCCTCGCCGTCGAGGGCTCGTCGGTCGCCGTCACCGAAGCGGGCGTGGGAGCGGCCCCACCCGGTGACGCGGGTGGCGGGTGA
- a CDS encoding DEAD/DEAH box helicase translates to MEPGSPGAGGSVEPLRHVVRIPPRTGRVAGWPDWTPDELRAAWAGRGVERPWAHQAQAADLVRAGADVVVATGTASGKSLVYQLPVLTGLTEDPRARALYLAPTKALAADQLRALDGLAPPDVRPAAFDGDTPMDERDWIRRHSRWLFSNPDMLHRSVLPRHRRWASFLRHLRYVVVDECHTYRGVFGSHVSLLLRRLLRVAARYGARPTVVLASATVAAPADFASRLTGRDVVAVTEDGSPHAGRTVAFWEPPLLTEITGDNGAPVRRAAGSEAARMLADLVLEQARTLAFVRSRRSAELTALGARRQVAEVAPELTERIAAYRGGYLPEERRALEGALMSGDLLGVATTNALELGVDISGLDAVVLAGFPGTRSSFWQQAGRAGRAADEALVVLVARDDPLDTYLVHHPQSLVGAPVESCVLNPVNPYVLAPQLACAAAELPLTDDDVEQVFGGEPAREVLDSLVEEGVLRRRPHGWFWPDTGEVPAARVDIRGSGLGQIAVVEAATGRMLGTVDGASAPGTVHAGAVHLHRGESYVVDELDLDGGVALVHAEEPEWRTESQSVSDVAVLEVLESRRYGPVRVSFGATTVTSQVVAYRRRAPDGTVLDRIALDLPAQSLDTRSVWYSIEPEALERAGLDETRLPGALHAAEHAAIGLLPLFAICDRWDIGGLSTALHPDTGLPTVFVHDGHPGGAGLAERGHEVLLRWLSATRSAVHDCECPSGCPSCVQSPKCGNGNNPLDKAGAVQVLDLVLAAVGEPGHDHGEVPPARPSGAWADRRRPRATGSDGGA, encoded by the coding sequence GTGGAACCGGGCTCGCCGGGGGCCGGCGGCTCCGTGGAGCCGCTGCGGCACGTCGTCCGGATCCCGCCGCGGACCGGCCGGGTCGCCGGGTGGCCGGACTGGACCCCCGACGAGCTCCGCGCGGCCTGGGCCGGGCGCGGGGTCGAGCGCCCGTGGGCGCACCAGGCGCAGGCGGCGGACCTGGTCCGGGCGGGGGCCGACGTCGTCGTCGCGACCGGTACCGCCTCGGGCAAGTCGCTGGTGTACCAGCTCCCGGTGCTCACCGGGCTGACCGAGGATCCCCGGGCCCGCGCGCTCTACCTCGCACCCACGAAGGCGCTCGCGGCCGACCAGCTGCGGGCCCTCGACGGGCTGGCCCCGCCCGACGTGCGCCCCGCCGCGTTCGACGGCGACACCCCGATGGACGAGCGCGACTGGATCCGGCGGCACAGCCGCTGGCTGTTCTCCAACCCGGACATGCTGCACCGGTCGGTACTGCCGCGGCACCGCCGGTGGGCGTCGTTCCTGCGGCACCTGCGCTACGTGGTGGTCGACGAGTGCCACACCTACCGCGGGGTCTTCGGGTCCCACGTGTCGCTGCTGCTGCGGCGGCTGCTGCGGGTCGCCGCCCGCTACGGGGCCCGGCCGACGGTCGTCCTCGCCTCGGCGACGGTGGCCGCCCCCGCGGACTTCGCCTCCCGGCTGACCGGGCGCGACGTCGTCGCCGTCACCGAGGACGGGTCGCCGCACGCCGGTCGGACGGTCGCGTTCTGGGAGCCGCCGCTGCTCACCGAGATCACCGGGGACAACGGCGCCCCGGTCCGCCGGGCGGCGGGGTCCGAGGCCGCCCGGATGCTGGCCGATCTCGTGCTGGAGCAGGCCCGGACGCTCGCGTTCGTCCGCAGCCGGCGGTCGGCGGAGCTCACCGCGCTCGGTGCCCGCCGCCAGGTCGCCGAGGTCGCGCCGGAGCTGACCGAGCGGATCGCCGCCTACCGCGGCGGGTACCTGCCCGAGGAACGGCGGGCGCTGGAGGGCGCGCTCATGTCCGGCGACCTGCTGGGCGTGGCCACGACGAACGCGCTGGAACTCGGCGTCGACATCTCGGGGCTGGACGCGGTCGTCCTCGCCGGGTTCCCGGGGACCCGGTCCTCGTTCTGGCAGCAGGCCGGGCGGGCGGGCCGGGCGGCGGACGAGGCGCTGGTGGTGCTCGTGGCGCGTGACGACCCGCTGGACACCTACCTCGTCCACCACCCGCAGAGCCTGGTCGGTGCGCCGGTCGAGAGCTGTGTGCTGAACCCGGTCAACCCGTACGTGCTCGCCCCGCAGCTGGCCTGCGCCGCCGCCGAGCTGCCGCTCACCGACGACGACGTGGAGCAGGTCTTCGGCGGCGAGCCGGCCCGGGAGGTGCTCGACTCGCTGGTCGAGGAGGGTGTGCTGCGCCGCCGCCCGCACGGCTGGTTCTGGCCGGACACCGGCGAGGTCCCCGCGGCCCGGGTCGACATCCGCGGATCGGGCCTGGGTCAGATCGCCGTGGTGGAGGCGGCCACGGGCCGGATGCTCGGCACGGTCGACGGGGCCTCCGCGCCGGGGACCGTGCACGCCGGGGCGGTGCACCTGCACCGGGGCGAGAGCTACGTGGTCGACGAGCTCGACCTCGACGGCGGGGTCGCGCTGGTCCACGCCGAGGAGCCGGAGTGGCGGACGGAGTCGCAGTCGGTCTCCGACGTGGCGGTGCTCGAGGTACTGGAGTCCCGTCGGTACGGGCCGGTCCGGGTGAGCTTCGGTGCGACCACCGTGACCAGCCAGGTCGTCGCCTACCGGCGGCGGGCACCGGACGGCACCGTGCTCGACCGGATCGCCCTCGACCTGCCCGCGCAGAGCCTCGACACCCGTTCGGTGTGGTACTCGATCGAGCCGGAGGCGCTGGAGCGGGCGGGGCTGGACGAGACCAGGCTGCCGGGTGCGCTGCACGCGGCCGAGCACGCCGCGATCGGGCTGCTGCCGCTGTTCGCGATCTGCGACCGGTGGGACATCGGTGGCCTGTCGACCGCGCTGCACCCGGACACCGGCCTGCCGACGGTCTTCGTGCACGACGGTCACCCCGGCGGGGCGGGCCTCGCCGAGCGCGGCCACGAGGTGCTGCTGCGCTGGTTGTCCGCGACGCGGTCGGCGGTGCACGACTGCGAGTGCCCGTCCGGCTGCCCGTCCTGCGTGCAGTCCCCGAAGTGCGGCAACGGCAACAACCCGCTGGACAAGGCCGGCGCGGTGCAGGTCCTCGACCTGGTGCTGGCCGCGGTGGGCGAGCCGGGCCACGATCACGGCGAGGTACCGCCGGCCCGCCCGTCGGGGGCGTGGGCGGACCGGCGGCGACCACGTGCGACGGGGTCGGACGGGGGCGCGTGA
- a CDS encoding sodium-translocating pyrophosphatase, with protein sequence MSQSTLAQGLELGAGDLAVVGVVAVVALVALAVGGLLLREVLAHGEGTPKMQEIGRAVQEGATAYLNRQFRTLAVFAAAVFLLLFALPAEDVGERVGRSIFFVVGAVFSAIIGYLGMWLATRANIRVAAAAREPGGREKATRIAFRTGGVVGMFTVGLGLFGAAVVVLVYAGQAPRVLEGFGFGAALLAMFMRVGGGIFTKAADVGADLVGKVEQGIPEDDPRNAATIADNVGDNVGDCAGMAADLFESYAVTLVAALILGTAAFGLQGLLFPLIVPAIGVITAILGVYLTKARQGENTLRAINRSFYLSATFAGVLSIVAAYVYLPGSFGELTEATDPTVAALAGDPRLIASIAVVIGIVLAAVILKLTGYYTGTEDRPVKDVGESSLTGPATVILSGISIGFESAVYTALVIAAAVYGAFLLSGSIVVSLFAVALAGTGLLTTVGVIVAMDTFGPVSDNAQGIAEMSGDVEGDGVDILTELDAVGNTTKAITKGIAIATAVLAATALFGSYRDAINQALAGAGQTIENAGTSFAYEVFSPNTLVGVIIGAAVVFMFSGLAVNAVTRAAGAVVFEVRRQFRTRPGIMDGTERPEYGRVVDICTRDSLRELATPGLLALFAPIAVGFGLGVGPLAGYLAGAIAAGTLMAIFLANSGGAWDNAKKLVEDGNHGGKGSDAHEATIIGDTVGDPFKDTAGPAINPLIKVMNLVSVLIAPAVVVLSTPDANPVIRILIALVAVAVIAAAIVVSKRRTSTITDTPAESSVG encoded by the coding sequence ATGTCCCAGTCCACCCTCGCCCAGGGCCTCGAGCTCGGTGCGGGAGATCTCGCCGTCGTCGGCGTGGTCGCGGTGGTCGCCCTCGTCGCCCTGGCCGTCGGCGGTCTGCTGCTCAGGGAGGTACTCGCCCACGGCGAGGGCACCCCCAAGATGCAGGAGATCGGCCGCGCGGTCCAGGAGGGCGCCACGGCGTACCTCAACCGCCAGTTCCGCACCCTCGCGGTCTTCGCCGCCGCCGTGTTCCTGCTGCTCTTCGCGCTCCCCGCGGAGGACGTCGGCGAACGCGTCGGCCGGTCGATCTTCTTCGTCGTCGGGGCGGTCTTCTCCGCGATCATCGGCTACCTGGGCATGTGGCTCGCCACGCGGGCGAACATCCGCGTCGCCGCGGCCGCCCGGGAGCCCGGTGGCCGGGAGAAGGCGACCCGCATCGCGTTCCGCACCGGCGGTGTCGTCGGCATGTTCACGGTCGGGCTCGGCCTGTTCGGTGCCGCGGTCGTCGTCCTCGTCTACGCCGGGCAGGCGCCCCGCGTACTGGAGGGCTTCGGCTTCGGCGCCGCCCTGCTCGCCATGTTCATGCGGGTCGGCGGCGGCATCTTCACCAAGGCCGCCGACGTCGGCGCCGACCTCGTCGGCAAGGTCGAGCAGGGCATCCCGGAGGACGACCCGCGCAACGCCGCGACGATCGCCGACAACGTCGGCGACAACGTGGGCGACTGCGCCGGCATGGCCGCGGACCTGTTCGAGTCCTACGCGGTGACCCTGGTCGCCGCCCTCATCCTCGGCACCGCGGCGTTCGGCCTGCAGGGGCTGCTGTTCCCGCTGATCGTGCCCGCGATCGGGGTCATCACGGCGATCCTGGGCGTCTACCTGACGAAGGCCCGCCAGGGCGAGAACACGCTGCGCGCGATCAACCGCAGCTTCTACCTGTCGGCGACGTTCGCCGGTGTGCTGTCGATCGTCGCGGCCTACGTGTACCTGCCCGGCTCGTTCGGCGAACTGACCGAGGCGACCGACCCGACCGTCGCGGCGCTCGCCGGCGACCCGCGGCTCATCGCCTCGATCGCGGTGGTCATCGGCATCGTCCTCGCGGCGGTCATCCTGAAGCTGACCGGCTACTACACCGGCACCGAGGACCGGCCGGTGAAGGACGTGGGCGAGTCCTCGCTGACCGGCCCGGCGACCGTGATCCTGTCCGGGATCTCGATCGGTTTCGAGTCCGCGGTCTACACCGCGCTCGTGATCGCGGCCGCGGTGTACGGGGCCTTCCTGCTGTCCGGCTCGATCGTCGTCTCGCTGTTCGCGGTCGCGCTGGCCGGTACCGGGCTGCTCACCACGGTCGGCGTCATCGTCGCCATGGACACCTTCGGCCCGGTCTCGGACAACGCGCAGGGCATCGCGGAGATGTCCGGCGACGTGGAGGGCGACGGCGTCGACATCCTCACCGAGCTCGACGCGGTCGGGAACACCACCAAGGCCATCACCAAGGGCATCGCGATCGCGACCGCGGTACTCGCCGCGACCGCGCTGTTCGGCTCCTACCGCGATGCGATCAACCAGGCGCTCGCGGGCGCCGGGCAGACCATCGAGAACGCCGGCACGTCGTTCGCCTACGAGGTGTTCAGCCCGAACACCCTGGTCGGTGTGATCATCGGCGCCGCGGTCGTGTTCATGTTCTCCGGCCTGGCGGTCAACGCGGTCACCCGGGCCGCCGGCGCGGTCGTGTTCGAGGTGCGCCGCCAGTTCCGGACCCGGCCCGGGATCATGGACGGCACCGAGCGGCCCGAGTACGGCCGGGTCGTCGACATCTGCACCCGCGACTCGCTGCGCGAGCTGGCCACCCCCGGCCTGCTGGCGCTGTTCGCACCGATCGCGGTCGGCTTCGGCCTCGGGGTCGGGCCGCTGGCCGGCTACCTGGCCGGTGCGATCGCCGCGGGCACCCTGATGGCGATCTTCCTGGCCAACTCCGGCGGCGCGTGGGACAACGCCAAGAAGCTGGTCGAGGACGGCAACCACGGCGGCAAGGGTTCCGACGCACACGAGGCGACGATCATCGGCGACACCGTCGGTGACCCGTTCAAGGACACCGCCGGACCGGCGATCAACCCGCTGATCAAGGTGATGAACCTGGTCTCGGTGCTGATCGCCCCGGCGGTGGTCGTGCTCTCGACCCCGGACGCCAACCCGGTGATCCGGATCCTGATCGCCCTCGTCGCGGTGGCGGTCATCGCCGCGGCGATCGTCGTGTCCAAGCGCCGCACGTCGACGATCACCGACACCCCGGCGGAGAGTTCGGTCGGCTGA